The following are encoded together in the Cervus elaphus chromosome 23, mCerEla1.1, whole genome shotgun sequence genome:
- the APCDD1L gene encoding protein APCDD1-like isoform X2 — protein MHDLSLVRVQRRLQPEPRAAPRLVEELYLGDIHTDQAERRHYRPTGYQRPLQSALHHAHPCPACSLIARSDEHHPPVLPPQVTLPLRLGGRWVSPGCEVRPAVLFLTRLFTFHGHNRSWEGYYHHFSDPTCRQPTFTVYAAGRYTKGTPSAKVRGGTELVFQVTRARVTPMDQVTTAMLNFSEPSSCGGPGAWALGAERDITATNGCLPLGIRLPHVEYELFRMERDPLGQSLLFIGQRPTDGSSPDTPEKRPTSYQAPLVLCDSVAWGFSPQHGAQLQTPVRGGTPCPHVAPLPVLLLVLRPALLQWL, from the exons ATGCACGATCTCAGCCTGGTGCGCGTGCAGCGCCGCTTGCAGCCTGAGCCCCGGGCCGCGCCCCGCCTGGTGGAGGAGCTCTACCTGGGGGACATCCACACCGACCAGGCCGAGCGGCGGCACTACCGGCCCACCGGCTACCAGCGTCCGCTGCAGAGCGCCCTG CACCATGCCCACCCCTGTCCAGCCTGCAGCCTCATCGCCCGCTCTGATGAGCACCACCCGCCCGTGCTGCCCCCCCAGGTGACCCTGCCTCTGCGCCTGGGCGGCCGCTGGGTCAGCCCTGGGTGTGAGGTGCGCCCCGCCGTGCTCTTCCTCACCAGGCTCTTCACCTTCCACGGGCACAACCGCTCCTGGGAAGGGTATTACCACCACTTCTCAGACCCCACCTGCCGGCAGCCCACCTTCACTGTCTACGCGGCCGGCCGCTACACCAAGGGCACGCCATCCGCCAAGGTTCGAGGTGGTACCGAGCTGGTGTTTCAGGTCACCAGGGCCCGCGTCACCCCCATGGACCAGGTCACCACGGCCATGCTCAATTTCTCTGAGCCGAGCAGCTGCGGGGGCCCGGGGGCTTGGGCCCTGGGAGCCGAGCGGGACATCACAGCCACCAATGGGTGTCTGCCGCTCGGCATCAGGCTGCCCCACGTGGAGTATGAGCTCTTCAGGATGGAACGGGACCCGCTCGGGCAAAGCCTGCTCTTCATCGGACAAAGGCCCACCGATGGCTCGAGTCCCGACACCCCGGAGAAGCGGCCCACATCCTATCAAGCgcccctggtgctctgtgacagcgtGGCCTGGGGCTTCTCCCCGCAGCACGGGGCTCAGCTGCAGACACCTGTCCGTGGTGGGACGCCATGTCCCCACGTGGCCcctctccccgtcctactcctggttctcaggccggCCTTACTCCAGTGGTTGTGA